In a genomic window of Aggregatimonas sangjinii:
- a CDS encoding DUF5103 domain-containing protein, with translation MRTTLKQTAFLLFLPLLLFGQVQEEIEAPPHIKSIVLNGPTGDQFPVVQLGEPIYLEFDDLTASEQDYYYKIVHCDYDWTPSQLLKSQYLRGVDNQRIIDYRNSYTTLQPFSNYRLTIPNDNVSLKVSGNYVLEIYNNSYELQFSRRFVVFKDLVKVGAQVKRSRDFNFLDEKQVVQFTINAGNFQLVNPKKEVKVAIIQNYYWPTARYNVPPQFTLGTELIYKYDTETSFFGGNEYFNFDTKDLRAPSAAIARIDVTDLYNHYLYSNDYRYKEPYTYFPDINGDYVVRTLQGDDNSREAEYTNVHFSLPYDELLNLDEVYIFGKYNNYALTDENRMYYDEEDGMMKAKIPLKQGFYNYKYVIKREDGTIDLNAIPGNFHFTENNYTILVYYRNFGEVYDSIIGVGTANSRNISN, from the coding sequence ATGCGCACAACCCTTAAACAAACTGCCTTTTTGCTCTTTTTGCCGCTACTCCTTTTTGGACAGGTACAAGAGGAAATCGAGGCCCCACCCCACATCAAATCGATTGTTTTGAACGGTCCGACGGGAGACCAATTTCCCGTAGTCCAATTGGGCGAACCTATTTATTTGGAATTTGATGACCTCACCGCCAGTGAGCAGGATTATTATTACAAGATTGTACATTGCGATTACGATTGGACGCCTTCACAGCTTTTGAAATCGCAATACCTAAGGGGAGTCGACAACCAGCGCATCATAGATTATCGGAACAGTTACACCACCCTGCAGCCCTTTTCGAATTATCGATTAACGATACCCAATGACAATGTATCGTTAAAAGTTAGTGGCAATTATGTGTTGGAAATATACAACAACAGCTACGAATTGCAGTTCTCCCGACGCTTTGTGGTCTTTAAGGATTTGGTCAAAGTAGGCGCACAGGTGAAAAGGTCACGCGATTTCAATTTTTTGGATGAAAAGCAGGTGGTGCAATTTACCATCAATGCCGGTAACTTTCAGCTGGTCAACCCCAAGAAAGAGGTCAAAGTGGCCATTATCCAAAATTACTATTGGCCTACCGCCCGCTACAATGTTCCGCCCCAATTTACCTTGGGTACCGAATTGATATACAAATACGATACCGAGACCAGTTTTTTCGGCGGCAACGAATACTTTAATTTCGACACGAAGGACCTCAGGGCACCCAGTGCGGCCATCGCGCGTATTGATGTGACGGACCTCTATAACCACTACCTCTACAGCAACGACTACCGTTACAAAGAACCGTATACCTATTTCCCCGACATTAATGGGGATTATGTGGTACGCACCCTACAGGGGGACGATAATTCCCGTGAAGCGGAGTACACCAATGTTCATTTTAGCCTTCCTTATGACGAACTGTTGAATCTTGACGAGGTGTATATTTTCGGAAAGTACAATAATTACGCTTTGACCGATGAGAACAGGATGTACTATGACGAGGAAGACGGGATGATGAAAGCGAAAATTCCCTTAAAACAAGGATTCTACAACTATAAATATGTCATCAAGAGAGAAGACGGTACTATTGACCTGAATGCTATTCCGGGGAACTTCCATTTTACCGAAAACAACTATACTATCTTGGTATATTACCGCAATTTCGGAGAAGTTTACGATAGCATTATCGGTGTCGGAACAGCGAATTCAAGAAATATCAGTAATTAA